TTCGCTCGATGGGTCTGCACTAGAGTTAATACAGGACGTGTTTTTCAGGGGAGAAGGATATAGATGCCGATTGAAAATGCAGCCGCTGCGGCAGGTTCGCTGCAGCCGATACGACAAACGCCCGCCTCGAATCAATCCGAGTCTGTCAGCCGTCGCGGTGATGGATCTGCGGCATCTCCTTTTGCCAAGGAAACGAATGTCAACATACGAAATTCCATCATTGATCTGTCGGCAGTACTGACCCGCTTATCGGAAAGTCAGGATGCATCTATAGATGAAATGCCGAAAAAGCTGCAGGAAGTCATCAAAAATATTATGGAGACGAGCTTTGCCTACAACCGCACGCTTGGAGAGGGCATAGGAAGCACCGCGGAAAGCCAGCGGTTTTCCATGGAAGAGCTCAAAAGCCTCTCCCGTATGCTCACGCAGCTTGGGTCGATGGCAGAAAAGGGGACATTTACAGGCAGCCTATCGGATGAGCTGTCCACGATTGTGCAGGGACTGAAGAAGTTCATGACTTCGGAGACGGGCGGAAGCCAATTAGAGCCTGTTTTATTGAATAAATTGGCATTTTCACTCCTCGTTGCAGAAGGCGAGGGAGGCAATCCGGCAGAAGCTTTGCCCGCACAGCTGATGGGGCTTCTGCTCGTTCTGTCCGGTGCAAACAGTGCTGCGCAGTCAAATGTGAATGAGTCTTCTTCGACGATGCTGAAGCAGCTCGTCAATTATTTCTTCCCACAGGCGGAGGTAGAGGGCGGGCAGGAGCAGCAGGCCATGCAGAGCCGCAATCCCACAGCACAAGAAAATCAGGGGCAATCGTCGGCAAATCGTGCTGTAAATACAGGGAACGAAGCACTCCTTGGACGGCAGGGAAGCGATTCAACGCAGAATGGAGTTCGCACGGCACAGGGGCAGCCTGCGTCCCAAGGACAGCCGGCATCCGCTCCGCAGCAGGCAGGGCTGCAGGGGCAGCCCGCGTCTCAAGGACAACCGGCATCCGCTCCGCAGCAGACAGGGCCGCAAGGGCAGTCAGCATCGCAGGGACAGCCGGCATCCGCTCCGCAGCAGACAGGGCCGCAAGGGCAGCCGGCGTCTCAGGGACAGCCGGCATCTGCACCGCAACAGGCAGGGCCGCAAGGACAAGCCGCGTCTCAGGGCCAGCAGGCATCCACTCCGCAGCAGGCAGGTCAAGGACAACCTACATCGCAAGGACAGCAGACATCTGCTCCGCAGCAGGCTGGGCCGCAGGGGCAAGCCTCGTCTCAAGGACAGCAGGCATCCGCTCCCCAGCAGGCAGGGCCGCAGGGGCAACCTGCATCGCAAGGACAGCAGACATCCGCTCCGCAGCAGGCAGGGCCACAGGGACAACCCGCATTGCAAGGACAGCAGGCATCCGCTCCACAGCAGGGGCAATCGATGCGTGGGACCGGCGCCGAAGGAGAAATGACACAGACCGCGAAGGCGGGGACACAGTTCTTGCCGCTGGAGAACAGTACACAGCTCATGCAGACGCTGCGTCAGACGGCAGGGTTTTTACTGAAGCACGGGAATCTCAGTCAGACAGAGCAGGAACAGCTGCAAAATTTTTTACTGAATAAGACCGGGTCACTGTCGAAAAAGGATGCCGGAGAGATGGAGCAGCTCCTCAAGCTCGTCCGTAATAATATTCCCGCTGCCGTATGGCAGACCGCCAATCGTCAGAATTTAAGCGAGCTGCCAAGACTTTGGGCGTTCATGCAGTTTGCCGATTTCTTATCGGCAAAGGATATGAAGGAAAGGCAGCTCAAACGGGCGGGAAGAGATCTTTCCGATTTCGTAACCTCGATGCGGCGATCCATGGAGGGCGAGAGCTTCATGCGCACCGACCGCGACGGAAGGGTGCAGCGATCAGTGGATTTCATGGTGCCGCTGTATTTGAGAGAGGGAGAAAAGCAATATCCGGCCTATATCAATGTGTATAATGAATATCGCTCCTCGGCAGAGGATGGAACAATGCATAAGGAAACTTGGTTTCGACTGACTGTCTTGACACAGAATATCGGTACGGCAGAGATGGTCTTCCAGATCTATGACGATCATCAAGTCAACATGCAGCTGCTTTTTTCAGAGAGGTTCGTACGCGATGAATTTCAAGAGTATGTACCGGATATACGGGCCTCTTTCCGCGACCTTTCACTTGAGCTGGGAGAGCTCAAAATCGGCATAGCAGGTGATAGAGCATGAGTGGAAGAGACAGAGTACCGCCCGTTGAGCCGGAGACAGATCCCGGTGCGGATAAGAAGGCGGTCGCGTTAAAGTATACGCCGGGGGAGCAGGCTGCACCAAGAGTTGTCGCTAAAGGAAAGGGCTTTGTTGCTGAAAATATATTGGCAACTGCAAGAAAAAATTCCGTGCCGACATATCAGAACAAATCCTTGGTTAACATGCTGATGGCACTTGAGCTTGACCGTGAGATACCACCGGAGCTCTATCGAACGATTGCTGAGATCATGGCTTATGTCTATCGTATTGATAAGCGTCACGAGACAGAGTCGAATCGATAAATGCCGGGAGGTATGGATGAACGTTAAGGAAATTGGAAATCGAGGAGAGCGTTTAGCGGCACAGTACTTGGAGAGGCAAGGATTTCGTATTTTAGAGAGGCAATACCGAACGCGAACGGGAGAAATAGATTTGATTGCCCGACAGGGTGCCGTGCTTGTATTTGTCGAGGTAAAGACCCGACACCCATCCGGCTATGGCAGAGGTGCGCAGTCCGTGGACCGCAAGAAGCAGGAACGAATTGCCCGCACAGCGCTCATCTATGCCCAAAAGATGGGAACGCTCCATTCCTCCATGCGCTTTGATGTGATTGAGATCCATCTCGCCGGGGAAACAGACAGAGACTCTGTGAGCATCTCCCACTATGAAAATGCCTTTGAGATGCAGCAGATGTCATCGATGTTCGTATGAGTTTATCGGGGAGGAAGAGTCATGTTTGCAAAATCGTATGGTGCAGTCACACTGGGCGTAGATGGCAAAATCATCGATGTTGAGGTAGACATGTCTCTGGGATTCCCCAGCTACGATGTCGTGGGACTTTTAGACACGGCCGTCAAGGAATCTAAAGAACGTGTGCGCACGGCGATAAAAAATGCAGGGGTGAAATTAAATCCTGCTCGCGTGATGATCAACTTGGCACCGGCGGACCTCCGAAAGGACAGTGCGGGACTTGATTTGCCGATAGCCATGGGTCTGCTGTCCGCCTATGGAATCATTCCAGCAGAACGCATACAGAAGATGCTCTTTGCTGCAGAGCTGTCTCTGGAGGGCGAGCTGCGCACCGTGCGAGGTGTCCTGCCCATGGCTGTTGCCGGTCGTGAGGCGGGGTTTGAAGAGATGGTTGTGTCCCCGGACAATGCGCAGGAGGCTCTTTTGGTGGATGGTATTCGCATCTATGCACCGACGAGCCTCGCTGCGCTTATTGCATTTTTGCAGGGAAAAGCGGACATATCTCCTGCAGTGCCTGCGGACAATTCTACAGAGATTGGTGACTTTGGCGAGGACTTTGCGGATGTGCAGGGCCAGTTTCAGGCAAAGCGCGCACTGGAAATCGCGGCGGCCGGCGGGCACAATGTGCTGATGGTAGGGGCGCCCGGCGCCGGCAAGACGATGCTGGCGCGCCGATTGCCGACGATCCTGCCTCCCATGACGAAGCAGGAAGCGCTTGACGTGACGAAGATCTATAGCATAGCAGGGCTCTTAAAGCAAGGCAGCGGATTGATTGAGGAACGACCGTTTCGAAGCCCGCATCACACGACATCTACAGTCGCTATGATCGGAGGAGGCAGCGTGCCCCGCCCCGGAGAGGTGACACTCAGCAATCACGGCGTGCTCTTTTTAGATGAACTGCCGGAGTTTTCCAAACAGACACTGGAGGTTTTGAGACAGCCGTTAGAAGATGCAGAGGTCACGATAGCCAGAGTGAATGCGACATTGACCTTCCCGTCCA
This portion of the Selenomonas sp. TAMA-11512 genome encodes:
- a CDS encoding YraN family protein, which codes for MNVKEIGNRGERLAAQYLERQGFRILERQYRTRTGEIDLIARQGAVLVFVEVKTRHPSGYGRGAQSVDRKKQERIARTALIYAQKMGTLHSSMRFDVIEIHLAGETDRDSVSISHYENAFEMQQMSSMFV
- a CDS encoding EscU/YscU/HrcU family type III secretion system export apparatus switch protein, with translation MSGRDRVPPVEPETDPGADKKAVALKYTPGEQAAPRVVAKGKGFVAENILATARKNSVPTYQNKSLVNMLMALELDREIPPELYRTIAEIMAYVYRIDKRHETESNR
- a CDS encoding YifB family Mg chelatase-like AAA ATPase; this encodes MFAKSYGAVTLGVDGKIIDVEVDMSLGFPSYDVVGLLDTAVKESKERVRTAIKNAGVKLNPARVMINLAPADLRKDSAGLDLPIAMGLLSAYGIIPAERIQKMLFAAELSLEGELRTVRGVLPMAVAGREAGFEEMVVSPDNAQEALLVDGIRIYAPTSLAALIAFLQGKADISPAVPADNSTEIGDFGEDFADVQGQFQAKRALEIAAAGGHNVLMVGAPGAGKTMLARRLPTILPPMTKQEALDVTKIYSIAGLLKQGSGLIEERPFRSPHHTTSTVAMIGGGSVPRPGEVTLSNHGVLFLDELPEFSKQTLEVLRQPLEDAEVTIARVNATLTFPSRMILVCAMNPCPCGWNGDKDRSCDCTPYEIKRYTRKISGPLLDRIDIHIRVPRVEYKELTAREKAESSAAIRQRVLEARELQRKRLEGYGIYSNAEMGQAVLKETCRMTTEAQALLKQAFDVMQLSARSYARIIKVARTIADLDRREQIEAKHVGEAISLRNDVGLNIE